One genomic window of Halorubrum hochsteinianum includes the following:
- a CDS encoding SDR family NAD(P)-dependent oxidoreductase — translation MSFEPTALDGEVAIVTGASSGIGAATAEALADAGASVAVAARREAALETVADRIEADGGEALVVPTDVTDEAAVEDLIETTVDEFGRLDVLVNNAGVMLLEAVEDADTDNWRQMVEVNLLGLMNATHAALPVMQEQGGGHVVHVSSVAGRRASATASGYNATKFGVNGFTEAFRQEVAADGIRTTVVEPGLVETELQEHIPDEEIREQTEEWVGSLDALQPEDIARSIRFAVAQPAHVSLNELLIRPTEQER, via the coding sequence ATGTCATTCGAACCGACGGCGCTCGACGGAGAGGTCGCGATCGTCACCGGCGCTTCCTCCGGCATCGGCGCGGCGACCGCGGAGGCGCTCGCGGACGCCGGGGCCAGCGTGGCCGTGGCCGCCCGCCGCGAGGCGGCGCTCGAAACGGTGGCCGACCGCATCGAGGCGGACGGCGGGGAGGCGCTCGTCGTCCCGACCGACGTCACCGACGAGGCGGCGGTCGAGGACCTGATCGAAACGACCGTCGACGAGTTCGGCCGACTGGACGTGCTCGTCAACAACGCCGGCGTCATGCTGCTGGAGGCGGTCGAGGACGCCGACACGGACAACTGGCGGCAGATGGTCGAGGTGAACCTCCTCGGGCTGATGAACGCCACCCACGCCGCTCTGCCGGTCATGCAGGAACAGGGCGGCGGCCACGTCGTCCACGTCTCCTCGGTTGCCGGGCGGCGGGCCTCCGCGACCGCCAGCGGCTACAACGCCACCAAGTTCGGCGTCAACGGATTCACGGAGGCGTTCCGCCAGGAGGTCGCCGCCGACGGCATCCGCACCACCGTCGTCGAGCCCGGACTGGTCGAGACGGAGCTACAGGAGCACATCCCCGACGAGGAGATCCGCGAGCAGACCGAGGAGTGGGTCGGGTCGCTCGACGCGCTCCAGCCGGAAGACATCGCGCGGTCGATCCGGTTCGCCGTCGCCCAGCCCGCCCACGTGAGCCTCAACGAACTGCTGATCCGGCCGACCGAACAGGAGCGCTGA
- a CDS encoding zinc-dependent alcohol dehydrogenase family protein → MRAYEVQEETTDYEGVVEVERERPEPAADEAQIRIHAASLNYRDLAIADEGLTYPGAELPVIPFSDGAGEVVAVGEDVDLLSAGDRVATPFAPDWLDGEYAPEKGARTTGGNIDGALAEYVTFPAASLTTLPDHLSYEEGACLSCAGLTAWRSLVEDGGLSAGETVLALGTGGVATFALQFAEDHGARTVVTSSSDDKLATARELGADVTINYEETPEWGDAVAESTGGVDHVVEVGGAGTLQQSLDAAAPGGHVHLIGVLAGGEGRVHPGPILGKGLTVEGVMGVGSQAMFERMTDALAATGTTPVVDSVFRFDEVREAYRYVERGEHQGKVVVSLD, encoded by the coding sequence ATGCGAGCCTACGAGGTTCAGGAGGAGACGACGGACTACGAGGGAGTCGTCGAGGTCGAGCGGGAGCGCCCCGAACCGGCGGCCGACGAGGCGCAGATCCGGATTCACGCGGCGTCGCTCAACTACCGCGACCTCGCGATCGCCGACGAGGGCCTGACGTATCCGGGCGCGGAGCTTCCCGTCATCCCGTTCTCGGACGGGGCGGGCGAGGTCGTCGCGGTCGGGGAGGACGTCGACCTGCTCTCCGCCGGCGACCGCGTCGCGACGCCGTTCGCTCCCGACTGGCTCGACGGCGAGTACGCGCCCGAGAAGGGGGCCCGAACCACCGGCGGGAACATCGACGGCGCGCTCGCGGAGTACGTCACCTTCCCCGCGGCGAGTCTCACGACGCTCCCCGACCACCTCTCGTACGAGGAGGGGGCCTGCCTCTCGTGTGCGGGGCTCACCGCGTGGCGGTCGCTCGTCGAGGACGGCGGGCTCTCGGCCGGCGAGACGGTGCTCGCGCTCGGGACGGGCGGCGTCGCGACGTTCGCGCTCCAGTTCGCCGAGGACCACGGGGCCCGGACGGTCGTCACCTCCTCCAGCGACGACAAGCTGGCGACCGCCCGCGAGCTGGGTGCCGACGTGACGATCAACTACGAGGAGACGCCGGAGTGGGGCGACGCCGTCGCCGAGTCGACCGGCGGCGTCGACCACGTCGTCGAGGTCGGCGGCGCGGGGACCCTCCAGCAGTCGCTCGACGCCGCGGCCCCGGGCGGTCACGTCCACCTCATCGGCGTCCTCGCCGGCGGCGAGGGGCGCGTCCACCCCGGCCCGATCCTCGGCAAGGGGCTGACGGTCGAGGGCGTGATGGGCGTGGGCAGTCAGGCGATGTTCGAGCGCATGACCGACGCGCTGGCGGCGACGGGCACGACGCCGGTCGTCGACAGCGTCTTCCGGTTCGACGAGGTCCGCGAGGCGTACCGGTACGTCGAGCGCGGCGAGCATCAGGGGAAGGTCGTCGTCTCGCTCGACTGA
- the lipA gene encoding lipoyl synthase, which translates to MQRGRRKPDWLKSRPPSGSRFTEIKSTLRDHDLHTVCEEANCPNMGECWSGNDGPGTATFMLMGDRCSRGCNFCDVETGGMEPLDPDEPANVADAVAEIGLDYVVLTSVDRDDLADGGSAHFAETIRAIKRRDPEVLVETLIPDFGGDPDAVRRIIDAEPDVIAHNVETVERLQWPVRDRRANYEQSLSVLDQVDLESDIHTKTSLMLGVGEYDHEVYRTLGDLREVGVDVVTFGQYLQPSRSHLDVFEYVHPDVFETWRRVAEEEFDFLYCASGAMVRSSYKAGELFVEALVREGRSPEDARRHARAAGGD; encoded by the coding sequence ATGCAACGCGGCCGCCGGAAGCCGGACTGGCTGAAGTCGCGCCCGCCGTCCGGGAGTCGGTTCACCGAGATCAAGTCCACCCTCCGCGACCACGACCTCCACACGGTCTGCGAGGAGGCGAACTGCCCGAACATGGGCGAGTGCTGGTCGGGGAACGACGGGCCGGGCACGGCGACGTTCATGCTCATGGGCGACCGCTGCTCGCGCGGCTGTAACTTCTGTGACGTCGAGACCGGGGGGATGGAACCGCTCGACCCCGACGAGCCGGCGAACGTCGCCGACGCGGTCGCGGAGATCGGGCTCGACTACGTCGTCCTCACCTCCGTCGACCGCGACGACCTCGCGGACGGCGGGTCGGCGCACTTCGCCGAGACGATCCGGGCGATCAAGCGCCGCGACCCGGAGGTGCTCGTCGAGACGCTCATCCCGGACTTCGGCGGCGACCCCGATGCAGTCCGCCGGATCATCGACGCGGAGCCGGACGTGATCGCGCACAACGTCGAGACCGTCGAGCGGCTCCAGTGGCCGGTGCGGGACCGCCGCGCGAACTACGAGCAGTCCCTGTCGGTCCTCGATCAGGTCGACCTCGAGTCCGACATCCACACGAAGACGAGCCTCATGCTCGGCGTCGGCGAGTACGACCACGAGGTGTACCGGACGCTCGGCGACCTCCGCGAGGTCGGCGTCGACGTGGTCACGTTCGGCCAGTACCTCCAACCCTCGCGGTCCCACCTCGACGTCTTCGAGTACGTCCACCCCGACGTCTTCGAGACGTGGCGGCGGGTCGCGGAGGAGGAGTTCGACTTCCTCTACTGCGCGTCGGGCGCGATGGTCCGGTCGTCGTACAAGGCCGGCGAACTGTTCGTCGAGGCGCTCGTCCGCGAGGGTCGGTCGCCAGAGGACGCGCGTCGCCACGCGCGGGCCGCGGGCGGCGACTGA
- a CDS encoding branched-chain amino acid ABC transporter permease codes for MGTTDSSIVDAARARPGLLFVVLLGGLLLVDLAAKLGGVGLGPIGGSVSVDRLGSNLWNGVVIGLVIGLAGIGLSMTYSILSFANFSHGDLVSVGAFSGWGVAFLIAGFGDVPIRALLTVRDAGNASPGDIGAHILSTPGAILVGLVAAFVVTALLAVALDRAFYKPMRDRDGISLLIASIGAALIVRYLLQFGYGSDRRGVTASVEQSNLAFGPLGISVNAHELTILVAAVGLMLAMHAMLQHTKLGTAMRAMADNKDLALITGIPAERVVTATWIIGGGLAGASGYLYVLLRGTIQFDFGWLLLLLIFAAVILGGIGSVYGAIVGGLVIGVVFTTSTIWIPSDFNQAAAFAVMILMLLLRPEGLFGGVSTA; via the coding sequence ATGGGAACAACTGACTCGTCGATCGTCGACGCCGCACGGGCCCGGCCGGGTCTCCTCTTCGTCGTCCTTCTCGGCGGCCTACTCCTCGTCGACCTCGCGGCGAAGCTCGGAGGGGTCGGTCTCGGCCCGATCGGGGGGTCGGTCTCGGTCGACCGACTCGGCTCGAACCTCTGGAACGGCGTCGTCATCGGGCTCGTGATCGGACTGGCCGGAATCGGGCTCTCGATGACGTACAGCATCCTCTCGTTCGCGAACTTCTCGCACGGCGACCTCGTCAGCGTCGGCGCGTTCTCGGGTTGGGGCGTCGCCTTCCTGATCGCCGGATTCGGCGATGTGCCAATTCGCGCGCTCTTGACCGTCCGGGACGCCGGGAACGCCTCGCCGGGTGACATCGGCGCGCACATCCTCTCGACGCCCGGCGCGATCCTCGTCGGACTGGTCGCCGCGTTCGTCGTCACCGCGCTGCTCGCGGTGGCGCTCGACCGGGCGTTCTACAAGCCGATGCGCGACCGCGACGGCATCTCGCTGCTCATCGCCTCCATCGGCGCGGCGCTGATCGTGCGCTACCTGCTCCAGTTCGGCTACGGCTCCGACCGGCGGGGCGTGACCGCCAGCGTCGAGCAGTCGAACCTCGCGTTCGGTCCCCTCGGGATATCGGTGAACGCGCACGAACTCACCATCCTCGTGGCCGCGGTCGGACTGATGCTCGCGATGCACGCCATGCTCCAGCACACGAAGCTCGGCACGGCGATGCGCGCGATGGCCGACAACAAGGACCTCGCGCTCATCACCGGGATCCCGGCCGAGCGCGTCGTCACCGCGACGTGGATCATCGGCGGCGGGCTCGCGGGCGCGTCCGGCTACCTCTACGTCCTGCTCCGCGGCACGATCCAGTTCGACTTCGGCTGGCTCCTCCTCCTCCTCATCTTCGCGGCCGTGATCCTGGGCGGGATCGGCTCCGTCTACGGGGCCATCGTCGGCGGACTGGTCATCGGGGTCGTGTTCACCACCTCGACGATCTGGATCCCGTCCGACTTCAATCAGGCCGCGGCGTTCGCCGTGATGATCCTGATGCTGCTCCTTCGCCCCGAGGGGCTGTTCGGAGGTGTTTCGACCGCATGA
- a CDS encoding branched-chain amino acid ABC transporter permease, giving the protein MSDADSAAPEPDAPDSATAAVIAAAKESDFALVVGTLLAIYAAAALLSFTDGLNSVVGLMETLTFLGLVYALTALALNLQWGYTGLFNIGVAGFMAVGVYTMGMVVRSPDPAFGPPGLGLPLPVGILAGMGMAALLGGIAALPALRLKADYLAIVTLGLSEIIRLSLQSSAFDNFLRDAIGAGTGGGRGMGMPDNPVRGLFLVDGQAGNPTALGDLVFGIFGTDGLGISHTILIGWGYIAVLAGFLVGFYLLLERLGRSPFGRTMKAIREDELVANSLGKDVNLVKIKVFVIGCALMGLAGILWFGSQGNVSPTPQFRPLLTFYVFIAVIIGGSGSNTGSVLGGIVFAAVLFEGPRRVGGAVRGLIDAETPSSFADALVTLDPVTLLAYATENVAPLQFVFLGLVLVFIIHRRPEGVLGDRIETAAAVDLSERPAGGESDE; this is encoded by the coding sequence ATGAGCGACGCAGACTCGGCCGCTCCGGAGCCCGACGCGCCCGACAGCGCCACGGCGGCGGTGATCGCGGCCGCGAAGGAGAGCGACTTCGCGCTCGTCGTCGGGACGCTGCTCGCCATCTACGCGGCCGCGGCGCTGCTCTCGTTCACCGACGGTCTCAACAGCGTCGTCGGACTCATGGAGACGCTGACGTTCCTCGGCCTCGTCTACGCGCTCACCGCGCTCGCCTTGAACCTCCAGTGGGGCTACACCGGGCTGTTCAACATCGGCGTCGCCGGCTTCATGGCCGTCGGCGTGTACACGATGGGAATGGTCGTCCGGTCGCCGGACCCGGCCTTCGGCCCCCCCGGACTGGGGCTCCCGCTCCCGGTCGGTATCCTCGCCGGGATGGGGATGGCGGCGCTGCTCGGGGGAATCGCGGCGCTGCCGGCGCTCCGGCTCAAGGCCGACTACCTCGCGATCGTGACGCTCGGCCTCTCCGAGATCATCCGGCTCTCGCTGCAGTCGAGCGCCTTCGACAACTTCCTGCGCGACGCGATCGGTGCCGGGACGGGCGGCGGCCGCGGGATGGGAATGCCGGACAACCCCGTCCGCGGCTTGTTCTTAGTCGACGGACAGGCGGGGAACCCGACCGCGCTCGGCGACCTCGTCTTCGGGATATTCGGGACCGACGGGCTGGGGATCTCGCACACCATCCTCATCGGCTGGGGGTACATCGCCGTCCTCGCCGGCTTCCTCGTCGGCTTCTACCTCCTGCTCGAACGCCTCGGCCGCTCGCCGTTCGGGCGGACGATGAAGGCGATCCGCGAGGACGAACTCGTCGCCAACTCGCTGGGCAAGGACGTGAACCTCGTGAAGATCAAGGTGTTCGTCATCGGCTGCGCGCTGATGGGCCTCGCCGGCATCCTCTGGTTCGGCAGTCAGGGCAACGTCTCGCCCACGCCGCAGTTCCGGCCGCTGCTCACGTTCTACGTGTTCATCGCGGTGATCATCGGCGGCTCCGGGTCGAACACCGGCTCCGTCCTCGGCGGCATCGTCTTCGCCGCGGTGCTGTTCGAGGGGCCGCGGCGCGTCGGCGGGGCCGTCCGCGGGCTCATCGACGCCGAGACGCCCAGCTCCTTCGCTGACGCGCTCGTCACGCTGGACCCGGTGACGCTCCTCGCGTACGCGACCGAAAACGTCGCGCCGCTCCAGTTCGTCTTCCTCGGCCTCGTCTTAGTGTTCATCATCCACCGGCGGCCGGAGGGGGTCCTCGGCGACCGGATCGAGACGGCCGCGGCCGTCGACCTCTCCGAGCGGCCCGCCGGAGGTGAGTCCGATGAGTAG
- a CDS encoding ABC transporter ATP-binding protein, producing MSSDAPDPNDPADVADASDVADAVDASAPAADEPEANDGEVEEAAKRVPSGSPPLRVEGLVKRFGGVTAVDGASFEVESGSLTGLIGPNGAGKSTTFNCITGVHEPTAGTVSFQGEDVTGLKPYQIARKGLVRTFQIARELSEMTVLENLMLAPQGQLGESAIRAVTPGLRGAVVEEETALRERAWETLEFFEIDHLAHEHAGNLSGGQRKLLEMARVLMTDPEMVLLDEPLAGVNPTLEEKLLDRIHDLRADGYTFLLVEHDMDVIMDNCERVIVMHQGSVLAEGTGDEIRNDERVIEAYLGEDL from the coding sequence ATGAGTAGCGACGCCCCCGATCCGAACGATCCGGCCGACGTCGCCGATGCGAGCGACGTCGCCGACGCCGTGGACGCGTCGGCCCCGGCCGCCGACGAACCGGAGGCGAATGACGGCGAGGTCGAGGAGGCGGCGAAACGCGTGCCGTCCGGGTCGCCCCCGCTCCGCGTCGAGGGGCTGGTGAAGCGGTTCGGCGGCGTCACCGCCGTCGACGGGGCCTCCTTCGAGGTCGAGTCCGGGTCGCTCACCGGGCTCATCGGCCCGAACGGCGCGGGGAAGTCGACCACGTTCAACTGTATCACCGGCGTCCACGAGCCGACCGCCGGGACGGTGTCCTTCCAGGGCGAGGACGTGACGGGGCTCAAACCGTACCAGATCGCGCGGAAGGGGCTGGTTCGGACGTTCCAGATCGCCCGGGAGCTCTCCGAGATGACCGTCTTGGAGAACCTGATGCTCGCGCCGCAGGGACAGCTCGGCGAGTCCGCGATCCGCGCGGTGACGCCCGGCCTCCGCGGCGCGGTCGTCGAGGAGGAGACGGCGCTGCGCGAGCGCGCCTGGGAGACGCTGGAGTTCTTCGAGATCGATCACCTCGCGCACGAGCACGCGGGGAACCTCTCCGGCGGGCAGCGGAAGCTGCTGGAGATGGCCCGCGTGCTGATGACCGACCCCGAGATGGTGCTGCTCGACGAGCCGCTCGCCGGGGTCAACCCGACCTTAGAGGAGAAGCTGTTGGACCGGATCCACGACCTGCGCGCGGACGGCTACACCTTCCTGCTCGTCGAACACGACATGGACGTCATCATGGACAACTGCGAACGCGTCATCGTCATGCATCAGGGAAGCGTGCTCGCCGAGGGGACCGGCGACGAGATACGGAACGACGAGCGGGTCATCGAGGCGTACCTGGGGGAGGACCTATGA